A region of Lycium barbarum isolate Lr01 chromosome 3, ASM1917538v2, whole genome shotgun sequence DNA encodes the following proteins:
- the LOC132630635 gene encoding uncharacterized protein LOC132630635, with amino-acid sequence MAGYDEADVLGMRSFSIKMLYSKLRGVMPKVDWRRIVCNNQGAPKWNFILYVAVSRRLLTITRLAKWGMITEVKCPLCERVDEDIDHLLFECSFSATMWEKVLAWQGIQRRAMPWQQEVFWAICHAKGKTGRAEVYRMALASSVYHIWQERNWRVFQKRSRSAVELTRLIIQEVHCRRVVDADSSCWFVRAAVFFVHICYLMSDMKKMKVQINEYQKLLEDLKAEMITLLEKFADGVLIEKLPDSWNDYKNTIKYKQINFTSEEIVTHILIEDTNIKESFKAKGIVIRTNLVQGLSISKRDDNKSKGYNPNNPNFKKTKGPCFVCEKSGHHTSQCRKKVNNDKEKGYPPQAILVEGDNIIAAVISQANIIAHVNKWLVDCGAT; translated from the exons ATGGCAGGATATGATGAAGCTGATGTACTTGGCATGAGATCCTTCTCAATAAAGATGCTATATAGCAAGCTGAGAGGTGTGATGCCCAAGGTGGATTGGAGAAGGATAGTGTGCAATAATCAGGGGGCTCCTAAATGGAATTTCATTTTGTACGTGGCAGTTTCAAGGAGACTTCTTACTATAACTAGGCTAGCAAAATGGGGAATGATTACTGAGGTAAAATGTCCTCTTTGTGAGAGGGTGGATGAGGATATAGACCATTTGCTATTTGAATGCTCTTTCTCTGCAACTATGTGGGAGAAGGTGTTGGCATGGCAAGGTATACAAAGGAGAGCAATGCCTTGGCAACAGGAAGTGTTTTGGGCAATCTGCCATGCCAAGGGAAAAACTGGCAGAGCTGAGGTATACCGAATGGCACTGGCAAGTAGTGTTTATCATATTTGGCAGGAGAGAAACTGGAGAGTATTTCAAAAGAGATCAAGGAGTGCAGTTGAACTTACTAGATTGATCATTCAAGAAGTGCATTGTAGAAGAG TGGTTGATGCTGATAGCAGCTGCTGGTTTGTTAGAGCTGCTGTCTTTTTTGTACATATTTGCTACTTG ATGAGTGACATGAAGAAGATGAAAGTCCAAATCAATGAATATCAAAAATTACTTGAAGACTTGAAGGCTGAGATGATAACTCTTCTAGAAAAATTTGCTGATGGGGTACTAATCGAGAAGTTGCCTGACTCATGGAATGATTATAAAAATACCATAAAGTATAAGCAGATAAATTTCACCAGTGAGGAGATAGTGACTCATATCCTTATTGAAGATACCAACATAAAGGAGTCATTCAAAGCTAAGGGGATAGTTATCAGGACAAATCTTGTGCAAGGTCTAAGCATCAGCAAAAGGGATGACAATAAGTCTAAAGGTTACAACCCCAATAATCCTAATTTTAAGAAAACTAAAGGCCCTTGTTTTGTATGTGAAAAATCTGGTCATCATACCTCACAGTGCAGGAAAAAAGTGAACAACGACAAAGAAAAAGGTTATCCTCCCCAAGCTATCTTAGTTGAAGGAGATAATATTATTGCAGCTGTCATTTCTCAAGCAAACATTATAGCACATGTAAACAAATGGTTGGTAGACTGTGGGGCTACTTGA